The following coding sequences lie in one Haladaptatus sp. DJG-WS-42 genomic window:
- a CDS encoding AMP-binding protein, with product MNLGHILRRAARRHPDRTALLGRGAEDGVTYETLDGRVDRLVSGLAQLGVSPGDRVGLLVKNHAAFIETSVAAYRLGALKVPLNTMLTPGDHDHLVSDADIDVLVAEAQFADHCTEMDARATHYVVVGAEDAAFPGETHAYESLFDSDTTPQSVGSRDDPCALMYTSGTTGLPKGVTHTHHTWLSTALSLKTELGQQDGDVTLHAAPLTHGTGFLVESTMLVGGTNILVDGFDPDDFLEAVDTHGVNSIFVVPTMIYKLLDTYDADDDDRDLSSLRNLYYAGAPMSAARLREGLDTFGDVFIQSYGQMECPMTISVLDHETHRRAAEENEQLLQSAGREVDTAEVRLVDDKNEPVEQGELGEITVRSPLATPGYWELPEKTAETIVDGWLHTGDVGRFDEDGFLYILDRKKDMIITGGMNVYPREIEEVLATHTAVSNAAVIGVPDDYWGEKVIAIIEPRPDAEIENATLRDELEATCETDLAAYKKPKEIDIVTELPRSSYGKVRKTDLRDQYWGDSERNVN from the coding sequence ATGAATCTTGGGCATATTCTCAGACGAGCCGCGAGACGCCATCCAGACCGCACGGCGCTCCTCGGTCGTGGAGCTGAAGACGGGGTAACCTACGAAACGCTCGACGGGCGCGTAGATCGGCTCGTTTCTGGCCTTGCACAGCTCGGCGTCTCACCCGGCGACCGCGTCGGCTTGCTGGTGAAAAATCACGCCGCATTCATCGAAACGTCGGTCGCTGCCTACCGACTTGGCGCGCTCAAAGTCCCGCTCAACACGATGCTCACGCCGGGCGACCACGACCACCTTGTCTCTGATGCCGACATCGACGTGCTCGTCGCAGAAGCGCAGTTCGCAGACCACTGCACCGAGATGGACGCGCGGGCGACCCACTACGTCGTGGTCGGCGCCGAAGATGCAGCCTTCCCCGGCGAGACGCACGCCTACGAGTCACTCTTCGACTCAGACACAACCCCTCAGTCCGTCGGGAGTCGCGACGACCCCTGTGCGCTGATGTACACATCGGGCACGACGGGCTTGCCAAAGGGCGTGACCCACACCCACCACACGTGGCTCTCGACCGCGCTCTCGCTCAAAACTGAACTCGGACAGCAAGACGGTGACGTGACGCTCCACGCCGCGCCGCTCACCCACGGCACAGGCTTTCTCGTCGAATCAACCATGCTCGTTGGCGGGACGAACATCCTCGTCGATGGCTTCGACCCCGACGACTTCCTTGAGGCGGTGGACACCCACGGCGTGAACTCCATCTTCGTCGTCCCGACGATGATTTACAAACTGCTCGATACTTACGACGCAGATGACGACGACCGTGACCTCTCCTCGCTTCGCAACCTCTACTACGCTGGTGCGCCGATGAGCGCCGCCCGCCTGCGCGAAGGCCTCGACACCTTCGGCGATGTGTTCATCCAGTCCTACGGCCAGATGGAGTGTCCCATGACCATCTCCGTCCTCGACCACGAAACCCATCGCCGGGCGGCGGAAGAAAACGAACAACTACTCCAATCTGCGGGCCGCGAAGTGGACACCGCGGAAGTCAGACTCGTGGACGACAAAAACGAACCCGTCGAGCAAGGCGAACTCGGGGAGATAACGGTCCGGTCGCCGCTCGCGACGCCGGGCTACTGGGAACTGCCCGAGAAAACCGCAGAGACCATCGTGGACGGCTGGCTCCACACCGGCGACGTGGGGCGCTTTGACGAAGACGGCTTCCTCTATATCTTAGACCGGAAAAAGGACATGATAATCACCGGCGGGATGAACGTCTACCCCCGCGAAATCGAAGAGGTGCTCGCCACCCACACGGCCGTCTCGAACGCCGCCGTCATCGGCGTTCCTGATGACTACTGGGGTGAGAAAGTGATTGCCATTATCGAACCGCGCCCGGACGCAGAAATCGAGAACGCAACGCTCAGAGACGAACTCGAAGCCACCTGCGAGACCGACCTC
- a CDS encoding MaoC/PaaZ C-terminal domain-containing protein, which yields MPQTAYFYEDLAVDDTFETRGRTITESHLVTHAGNTGDMNELQMNEAFAKETRFGERAVHAPLTYSMMEGLITSDFRHEDSNICYYGLDKMRIPHPTFIGDTISVSRTITKTEAREDGGIVTFRDEVTTEEGKVVLVCETLEYIRSRE from the coding sequence ATGCCACAGACGGCGTACTTCTACGAGGACTTGGCGGTGGACGACACGTTCGAAACGCGCGGCCGGACGATTACCGAGAGCCATCTCGTCACCCACGCGGGCAACACGGGGGACATGAACGAACTCCAGATGAACGAGGCGTTCGCAAAAGAGACGCGCTTTGGCGAGCGCGCGGTGCACGCCCCGCTCACCTACTCGATGATGGAGGGGCTCATCACGAGCGACTTCCGCCACGAAGATTCCAATATCTGTTACTACGGGCTTGATAAGATGCGGATTCCACACCCGACGTTCATCGGCGACACCATCAGCGTCTCGCGGACAATCACAAAGACCGAAGCCCGCGAAGACGGCGGTATCGTCACGTTCCGCGACGAGGTGACGACCGAGGAGGGAAAGGTCGTCCTCGTCTGTGAGACGCTCGAATACATCCGCTCGCGGGAGTGA
- a CDS encoding iron-containing alcohol dehydrogenase family protein produces MIFDHEYERARFVWGPDSVSQLTDLIDADASVMVVCGENVGATAAVMEPVTEALGETLVETYTGARPNVPHETVVEGVERLRDCDADTLVSVGGGSASDTAKAIAIFAAERTDALSQLKTRNVDGQVEVPELPAEKLPLYCVVTTLSAAEVTNICGVSTPEEKVVLLDEKVRPQASIYDPAIAETTPASVIGSTGMNALDHAVEILYSAGRSDNPFYQATAEKAIRLLVEHLPGAVAGDPEARVQAQLGAALSGLGVVGGVSINHGVNHILCARHPLSHGDGNSILLPHGIRFTAPAAPDAIRRIGQAMGVDVTGSAEETLENVLSAVTTLQETIGTPTRLRDVGVEKDDFEAVAGIAAAEPSLASHPRDITEADLVAFLEAAW; encoded by the coding sequence ATGATTTTTGACCACGAATACGAACGGGCACGGTTCGTGTGGGGACCAGATAGTGTCTCCCAACTCACCGACCTCATCGACGCGGACGCGAGCGTCATGGTGGTCTGTGGCGAGAACGTCGGTGCGACAGCCGCCGTCATGGAACCGGTCACTGAGGCACTTGGCGAGACGCTCGTGGAGACGTACACCGGCGCACGACCGAACGTCCCGCACGAAACTGTCGTCGAAGGCGTCGAGCGCCTCCGCGACTGCGACGCAGACACCCTCGTGAGCGTCGGCGGCGGGAGTGCGAGCGATACGGCGAAAGCCATCGCCATCTTCGCCGCAGAGCGAACCGATGCCCTCTCCCAACTCAAAACCCGGAATGTAGACGGACAGGTCGAAGTGCCTGAGTTGCCCGCAGAAAAACTGCCGCTCTATTGTGTGGTCACGACGCTCTCTGCGGCCGAGGTGACGAACATCTGTGGCGTGTCCACCCCCGAAGAAAAAGTCGTCCTCTTAGACGAAAAGGTGCGACCGCAGGCGAGCATCTACGACCCGGCTATCGCGGAAACGACACCTGCGTCGGTCATCGGGAGCACGGGCATGAACGCGCTCGACCACGCCGTCGAAATTCTGTATTCAGCGGGCAGAAGCGACAATCCGTTCTATCAGGCCACCGCCGAGAAGGCGATTCGCTTGCTCGTAGAACATCTGCCCGGTGCGGTCGCAGGCGACCCCGAAGCGCGCGTGCAAGCACAACTTGGCGCAGCGCTCTCGGGACTCGGCGTCGTCGGTGGTGTCAGCATCAATCACGGCGTGAATCACATCCTCTGTGCGCGCCACCCGCTCTCTCACGGCGACGGAAACAGCATCCTCCTCCCTCACGGCATTCGCTTCACCGCGCCAGCAGCCCCCGACGCCATCCGCCGAATCGGGCAGGCAATGGGCGTTGACGTAACTGGGTCTGCAGAAGAAACGCTCGAAAACGTCCTCTCCGCAGTCACCACGCTCCAGGAAACTATCGGGACGCCAACCCGCCTGCGCGACGTGGGCGTCGAGAAGGACGACTTCGAAGCCGTCGCAGGAATCGCCGCAGCAGAGCCATCGCTCGCGAGTCATCCGCGAGACATCACCGAAGCGGACCTCGTCGCGTTTCTCGAAGCCGCGTGGTAA
- a CDS encoding acyl-CoA dehydrogenase family protein, translated as MQYNDSALAQEVSGRVREFMDDVVIPAERDLEPGAVVSDSVLADLREQAREYDVYAPQISEEYGGMGLEFRDVLPAFEQAGRSILGAPAMRVDAPDEGNMHTFEMLGTKEQKDEWLRPLVAGDIHSGFAMTEPIQGGGSDPKMLKTKAEKDGDEWVVNGHKWWTTNGSDASILIVMARTDFDAHPYQGASLILVPIDTPGVEVVRDIPHTGGGVIGTVHSEIKFNDVRVPEENLLGTENMGFTHAQQRLGPARLTHCMRFSGMAQRSLDVAKAYISEREAFGGPVAEKQGPRFAIAEHETKLHAVKTMVRHAAWQIAEGDEARIPVSMCKVFAANVAQEAIDTSLQFCGANGMGKDLPISDFYEEVRQFRIVDGADEVHKRVIARNAFDEIDPEEISTVTRFDG; from the coding sequence ATGCAGTACAACGACTCTGCCCTCGCACAGGAAGTCTCCGGACGGGTGCGAGAGTTCATGGACGACGTGGTGATTCCAGCAGAACGCGACCTCGAACCGGGCGCCGTGGTCTCCGATTCTGTTCTCGCAGACCTGCGCGAGCAGGCCCGTGAGTACGACGTGTACGCGCCGCAAATTTCAGAGGAGTACGGTGGGATGGGCCTCGAATTCCGCGACGTGCTCCCAGCGTTCGAGCAGGCGGGACGCAGTATCCTCGGCGCGCCCGCGATGCGCGTAGACGCTCCCGACGAAGGCAACATGCACACCTTCGAAATGCTCGGCACGAAAGAGCAGAAAGACGAGTGGCTTCGGCCGCTCGTCGCCGGTGACATTCACTCCGGGTTCGCCATGACTGAGCCGATTCAGGGCGGTGGCTCAGACCCGAAGATGCTCAAGACGAAAGCCGAGAAAGACGGCGACGAGTGGGTCGTAAACGGGCACAAGTGGTGGACGACGAACGGTAGCGACGCGAGCATCCTCATCGTGATGGCGCGCACCGACTTCGACGCCCACCCGTATCAGGGCGCGTCGCTGATTCTCGTCCCAATCGACACGCCCGGCGTGGAAGTCGTCCGCGACATTCCGCACACCGGCGGCGGCGTCATCGGAACCGTGCACTCCGAAATCAAGTTCAACGACGTGCGCGTCCCAGAAGAGAACTTGCTCGGCACCGAAAACATGGGCTTCACCCACGCCCAACAGCGTCTCGGCCCGGCCCGCCTGACCCACTGTATGCGCTTTTCGGGCATGGCTCAGCGCTCGCTCGACGTGGCGAAAGCCTACATCTCAGAGCGCGAGGCCTTTGGCGGCCCGGTCGCAGAGAAGCAAGGCCCGCGCTTTGCGATCGCCGAACACGAGACGAAACTCCACGCCGTGAAGACGATGGTGCGCCACGCCGCGTGGCAAATCGCCGAGGGCGACGAAGCCCGGATTCCCGTCTCCATGTGTAAGGTGTTCGCCGCGAACGTCGCACAGGAGGCCATCGACACGTCGTTGCAGTTCTGTGGCGCAAACGGGATGGGCAAAGACCTGCCAATCTCCGACTTCTACGAGGAGGTTCGCCAGTTCCGCATCGTAGACGGCGCAGACGAGGTTCACAAGCGCGTCATCGCGCGCAACGCGTTCGACGAAATCGACCCCGAAGAGATTTCCACGGTCACGCGGTTCGACGGGTAA
- a CDS encoding AMP-binding protein — protein sequence MRIDDLLEARVEKTPEKTFLNFGDQQYSYAAAVAASKRYANALADWGVEQGDRVALFLPNRPEFLFTMFANAYLDSITAPSNPEYKASALRHSLELSQPVVLVTSEALLNTAVEAARGTSVEEILVCDDVEGYDSLPDLAEGQSTEVTPPSDDDRAIGLHMYTSGTTGPPKAVECEHRNWTISAIDFQKRMGFTHDDVLFTALPLFHANAQIYSTLGAAAAGAEVVIYEKFSSSNWWDWCREHGVTEFNAMGSMLKMLDNMPPAADDADNPVEYVFSAGTPKDLFEPFEERFDIQIVEGYSLTEDPLLMLNPTDKDKRRVGSIGLPPAEKRVKVVDDDGNEVPRGEKGELIQNCPAMLASYYDQPEKTAEAVVDGWFYTGDYAKIDEDGFVYFLDRKKDIVRRGGENISTYEIEGVIKALDGVEEVAIIPSPDEFYDEVVKALVIKKEGFDITPEEIIETCEAELSSFKVPQYVEFVDEFPYTPTGKIQKQKLRTREKEERPSHWSRTE from the coding sequence ATGCGAATCGACGACTTGCTTGAGGCGCGCGTCGAGAAGACGCCGGAAAAGACGTTTCTGAATTTTGGTGACCAGCAGTACAGCTACGCAGCCGCTGTCGCGGCCTCCAAACGCTACGCAAACGCGCTCGCAGACTGGGGCGTCGAACAGGGGGACAGAGTGGCGCTCTTTCTCCCGAACCGCCCGGAGTTCCTGTTCACGATGTTCGCAAACGCGTACCTCGACAGCATCACCGCGCCGTCGAATCCAGAGTATAAAGCAAGCGCGCTCCGCCACTCGCTCGAACTCTCACAGCCCGTCGTGTTGGTGACCTCAGAAGCCCTGCTTAACACGGCTGTCGAAGCTGCCCGCGGAACCAGCGTCGAAGAAATCCTCGTCTGCGACGACGTGGAGGGCTACGACTCGCTTCCCGACCTTGCTGAAGGCCAGTCCACCGAGGTCACGCCGCCATCCGACGACGACCGGGCAATCGGTCTGCACATGTACACCTCGGGGACGACCGGGCCGCCAAAAGCCGTCGAGTGCGAACACCGAAACTGGACCATCTCGGCCATCGACTTCCAGAAACGGATGGGCTTTACCCACGACGACGTGCTGTTCACGGCGCTCCCGCTGTTCCACGCCAACGCCCAGATTTACTCGACGCTTGGGGCGGCGGCCGCCGGGGCCGAGGTCGTCATCTACGAGAAGTTTTCCTCGTCTAACTGGTGGGACTGGTGTCGCGAACACGGCGTCACCGAGTTCAACGCGATGGGGAGTATGCTGAAGATGCTCGACAACATGCCACCCGCAGCCGACGACGCCGACAATCCGGTCGAGTACGTCTTCTCTGCGGGGACGCCGAAAGACCTGTTCGAGCCGTTCGAGGAACGATTCGACATCCAAATCGTCGAAGGGTACTCACTCACCGAAGACCCACTGCTCATGCTCAATCCGACCGACAAGGACAAGCGTCGCGTCGGGAGCATCGGCCTGCCGCCCGCAGAAAAGCGTGTCAAGGTTGTTGACGACGACGGCAACGAGGTGCCTCGCGGCGAGAAGGGCGAACTCATCCAGAACTGTCCGGCGATGCTCGCGAGTTACTACGACCAGCCCGAGAAAACCGCAGAGGCGGTCGTCGATGGCTGGTTCTACACGGGTGACTACGCGAAAATCGACGAAGACGGCTTCGTCTACTTCTTAGACCGCAAGAAGGACATCGTCCGCCGTGGCGGTGAGAACATCTCGACGTACGAAATCGAGGGCGTCATCAAAGCCTTGGACGGTGTCGAGGAAGTCGCCATCATTCCGAGCCCAGACGAGTTCTACGACGAGGTGGTAAAGGCGCTGGTCATCAAAAAGGAGGGCTTCGACATCACGCCAGAGGAAATCATCGAGACGTGTGAGGCCGAACTCTCGTCGTTCAAAGTGCCCCAGTACGTGGAGTTTGTAGACGAGTTCCCGTACACGCCAACCGGAAAGATTCAGAAACAAAAACTCCGCACCCGCGAGAAAGAAGAGCGCCCAAGCCACTGGTCGCGCACAGAGTGA
- a CDS encoding GNAT family N-acetyltransferase, which yields MYVREAKNRDEVWLLDHIEAMGLDGTAFRSRDYVIAVDENTNERAGFGRIRIHVTDDGELCELTSIGTLTDWRRQGVSAHVIERLLTQATDHDFETVYALTDTPEYLTQFGFDPVATSALPEKLSDRLTEKRERQSPDVISVAIAPSEFVMPEPLRERFKQAAKRQEPEPEDTPEDFGIDPTDATYKYDTGR from the coding sequence ATGTACGTCCGAGAAGCGAAGAACCGAGATGAGGTCTGGTTGCTCGACCACATTGAGGCGATGGGACTCGACGGCACGGCTTTTCGCTCTCGCGATTACGTCATTGCGGTCGATGAGAACACCAACGAGCGGGCCGGATTCGGGCGCATCCGAATCCACGTCACCGACGACGGCGAGCTGTGCGAACTCACGAGCATCGGCACGCTCACAGACTGGCGCAGACAGGGCGTCTCTGCCCACGTCATCGAACGCCTCCTCACGCAGGCAACAGACCACGACTTTGAGACGGTGTACGCGCTCACCGACACGCCAGAATATCTCACACAGTTCGGCTTCGACCCAGTGGCGACGAGTGCGCTCCCCGAGAAACTCAGCGACCGGCTCACAGAGAAGCGAGAGCGTCAGTCGCCGGATGTGATTTCCGTCGCTATCGCTCCTTCGGAGTTCGTCATGCCAGAACCCCTCCGCGAGCGGTTCAAACAGGCGGCGAAAAGGCAAGAACCGGAACCAGAAGACACCCCAGAAGACTTCGGTATCGACCCGACCGACGCGACCTACAAGTACGACACCGGACGCTGA
- a CDS encoding AMP-binding protein, whose translation MESLEDFDDIVYEPSQEFVESTNVWRFMQEHDIADYDALIERTTVDSGDGESGVEWFWDEIVDWMGVDFYEDYDSVRDNTDGPQFSKWYPGGKLNIAHNTVDRHATVDSPNRNKVACLWEGEPGEVRELTYHELYRQSNQVANALRERGIEKGDTVGLYMPMVPEVISILYGCFKVGAIAVPIFSGFGVDATATRIEDAECRVLFTGDGFYRRGSKVRLKGQADEAIDEAGHVEHTIVYNRFDDGEAPWDDAQDEWWDDAVATQDDEFDTVALDSADESMLLYSSGTTGMPKGIVHTHAGAQLMTAKEIHFGFDQKPSDRFFWVSDIGWMMGPWTLIGNHTFGGTIVMYEGAPDYPNPDRFWSMIDRHKVSTFGISPTAIRAIRKKGDHWVEGHDLSSLRLLGSTGEPWDPESWMWFFNEVGGGDTPIINISGGTEICGCFLMPMPIQPLKPCTLGGPGLGMAIDIVNEQGESIAANHERGYLVATDSCPSVTKSLWDGDEHYLEEYWSKFGDMWNHGDWAQIDDDGLWFLHGRSDDVLNVAGRKVGPAEVEGALIEHNAVNQAAAVGVDDDTTGTAVVAYVIVEEGVEESDNLRAELTNQVGEELGKPFRPREILFVNEFPKTLSGKIIRRAIASAYDGDDMGDLSSIENPDAVDAIKNAR comes from the coding sequence ATGGAATCTCTTGAGGACTTTGACGACATCGTGTACGAACCCTCCCAGGAGTTCGTCGAATCGACGAACGTCTGGCGATTCATGCAGGAACACGACATCGCCGATTACGACGCGCTCATCGAGCGGACGACCGTCGATTCGGGCGATGGCGAATCGGGTGTAGAGTGGTTTTGGGACGAGATCGTAGACTGGATGGGCGTCGACTTCTACGAAGACTACGATTCGGTGCGCGACAACACCGACGGACCGCAGTTCTCGAAGTGGTATCCGGGCGGTAAACTCAACATCGCGCACAACACGGTCGACCGCCACGCGACGGTTGACTCACCGAACCGGAACAAGGTCGCTTGTCTCTGGGAGGGCGAACCGGGCGAGGTTCGGGAACTCACGTATCACGAACTGTATCGCCAATCGAACCAAGTCGCAAACGCGCTCCGCGAACGCGGCATCGAGAAGGGCGACACGGTGGGCCTCTACATGCCGATGGTTCCGGAAGTCATCTCGATTCTCTACGGCTGTTTCAAAGTCGGTGCGATTGCGGTTCCTATCTTCTCCGGGTTCGGCGTTGACGCCACTGCAACCCGCATCGAGGACGCCGAATGTCGCGTCCTGTTCACGGGCGACGGGTTCTACCGCCGGGGCAGCAAGGTGCGCTTGAAAGGGCAGGCAGACGAAGCTATCGACGAAGCCGGGCACGTCGAACACACCATCGTCTACAACCGCTTCGACGACGGCGAAGCACCGTGGGACGACGCCCAAGACGAGTGGTGGGACGACGCCGTCGCGACCCAAGACGACGAGTTCGACACCGTTGCACTGGACTCGGCAGACGAGTCGATGTTGCTCTACTCCTCGGGGACGACGGGGATGCCAAAGGGCATCGTCCACACCCACGCGGGGGCACAGCTGATGACTGCAAAGGAGATTCACTTCGGCTTCGACCAGAAGCCGTCTGACCGCTTCTTCTGGGTGTCCGACATCGGCTGGATGATGGGGCCGTGGACGCTCATCGGGAACCACACCTTTGGCGGCACCATCGTCATGTACGAAGGCGCGCCGGACTACCCGAATCCAGACCGCTTCTGGTCGATGATCGACCGCCACAAAGTTTCCACCTTCGGTATCTCGCCAACAGCCATTCGCGCGATTCGCAAGAAAGGCGACCACTGGGTCGAAGGTCACGACCTCTCGTCGCTTCGACTCCTTGGCTCGACTGGCGAACCATGGGACCCCGAATCGTGGATGTGGTTTTTCAACGAAGTCGGCGGCGGCGACACGCCGATTATCAACATCTCGGGTGGCACCGAAATCTGTGGCTGTTTCCTCATGCCGATGCCGATTCAGCCGCTCAAGCCGTGTACCCTCGGCGGCCCCGGACTTGGCATGGCCATCGACATCGTGAACGAGCAGGGCGAATCCATCGCCGCAAACCACGAACGCGGTTACCTCGTCGCCACAGACTCCTGTCCGTCGGTGACCAAGAGCCTCTGGGACGGCGACGAACACTACCTCGAAGAGTACTGGTCGAAGTTCGGCGACATGTGGAATCATGGCGACTGGGCGCAGATTGACGACGACGGCCTCTGGTTCCTCCACGGCCGCTCTGACGACGTGTTGAACGTCGCGGGCCGCAAGGTCGGTCCTGCCGAAGTCGAAGGCGCGCTCATCGAACACAACGCGGTCAACCAGGCCGCCGCCGTCGGCGTCGATGACGACACCACGGGAACGGCCGTCGTCGCCTACGTCATCGTAGAAGAAGGCGTCGAGGAATCGGACAACCTCCGCGCAGAACTCACGAACCAAGTGGGCGAGGAGCTCGGCAAGCCGTTCCGCCCGCGCGAGATTCTGTTCGTAAACGAGTTCCCGAAGACGCTGAGTGGGAAAATCATCCGCCGTGCCATCGCTTCGGCGTACGATGGCGACGACATGGGTGACCTCTCAAGCATCGAGAACCCTGACGCCGTAGACGCCATCAAGAACGCGCGGTAA